A genomic region of Plasmodium malariae genome assembly, chromosome: 14 contains the following coding sequences:
- the DBP9 gene encoding ATP-dependent RNA helicase DBP9, putative, protein MKEVESEEEVEEEVEEEVEEEAEEEAEEEAEEEAEAKTETKTEAKTETKTEAKTEAITEAKTEAITEAKTEAITEAKTEAITEAAEKANEKKQRNKTKKSKKHKVKGKNADEIEGHKNDENFDKSNRFQDFDNILLDVRLRKALLYLFKFKYTTKIQNLAIPYILKGCDVIVNSKTGSGKTMAYLIPVVQNLIKSNINEKEHLKFFYKCIIITPTEELCLQIYEVAVKLCIYLKDLISINHNINKIFYEHPTILITTPTYLCNHIIENKKKYNMDILSNLKVLVIDEADVIHTQFYKPMNLLTSNYLPKNFSKKYQIIMASATLENGIISKTKLFLHDPVYVSADLEREQNRSIPGQKRSGDLTVHSESILNADYNSNRNANCVDGNADCNDGDIHTNHINYSKKQKHMGKSFYYMCEDELTKYIYLYNLIKNNIIQPKSIIFTGSIYDGYKIRIFLTYFNITSSLLNPNHPILIRQNIITAFNHSKFYFLICPQFENNIVQNVHKKGQSYSDDQTILTNELCSDKKLGMDGDMPTSNEDDMDIQNWIEEKNKLRSDGAVSKDGKSELDVEQDEVGAEENALDVEQDEIIINSNWKSVGEKDFLYNRGLDFKYVKCVINFDMPLDKETFVHRIGRTCRLNNKGISISFVNENKEVEKDILNEIKNAHICFMTEKNIEYKNIEAYRYRVESTLNKCTSKKIKYYIQKEILYQSLKSTELKEFFNTNINEKKKIHKIVKQFNKELVPQKLIKDRNRGIFFSESKTYGKLLKRKKKNDKNYNTNYSSNCSNNSNCYDSRNYSSRYNRSREGLIKPVIQTKKGGLIITDKGYEDQLKKEPEAEVADPSKLPALCGRGLRKYMYMKYIKSERKNRTNFHKNKSINRRGRKIINR, encoded by the coding sequence ATGAAAGAAGTAGAATCAGAAGAAGAAGTAGAAGAAGAAGTAGAAGAAGAAGTAGAAGAAGAAGCAGAAGAAGAAGCAGAAGAAGAAGCAGAAGAAGAAGCAGAAGCAAAAACAGAAACAAAAACTGAAGCAAAAACTGAAACAAAAACTGAAGCAAAAACTGAAGCAATAACTGAAGCAAAAACTGAAGCAATAACTGAAGCAAAAACTGAAGCAATAACTGAAGCAAAAACTGAAGCAATAACAGAAGCAGCGGAAAaagcaaatgaaaaaaaacagCGGAACAAAACGAAAAAGAGTAAGAAGCATAAGGTCAAAGGGAAAAATGCAGACGAGATAGAAGGACATAAGaatgatgaaaattttgataaaagTAACAGATTTCAAGATTTTGATAACATACTACTTGATGTAAGATTAAGGAAggcattattatatttatttaagtttaaatatacaacaaaaatacaaaatcTAGCAataccatatatattaaaaggatGTGATGTAATAGTTAATTCAAAAACAGGGTCAGGAAAAACCATGGCATACCTAATTCCAGTTGTTCagaatttaattaaatcaaatataaatgaaaaagaacatttaaaatttttttataaatgtataattataacacCAACTGAAGAATTATGCTTACAGATATACGAAGTAGCAGTTAagttatgtatttatttaaaagatttaATATCAATTAATcacaatataaataaaatattttatgaacatcCTACTATATTAATTACTACAcctacatatttatgtaatcatattatagaaaataaaaaaaaatataacatggATATATTGTCAAATTTAAAAGTTCTTGTTATAGATGAAGCGGACGTTATACATACTCAATTTTATAAACCTATGAACTTATTGACAAGTAACTATTTACCAAAAAATTTCTCAAAAAAGTATCAAATTATTATGGCATCAGCTACTTTGGAAAATGGTATCATAtctaaaacaaaattatttttgcatGACCCCGTTTATGTAAGCGCGGACTTGGAGAGAGAGCAGAACAGGTCCATCCCCGGTCAAAAAAGGAGTGGTGATCTCACTGTACACAGTGAGAGCATCCTGAATGCCGATTATAACAGCAATAGGAATGCCAACTGTGTCGATGGTAATGCTGATTGCAATGACGGCGATATACATACTAACCATATCAACTACAGTAAGAAGCAAAAACATATGGGAAAATCCTTTTACTACATGTGTGAGGACGAGTTaacaaaatacatatacttgTACAActtaataaagaataatataattcaacCAAAATCAATTATATTTACGGGGTCCATATATGATggatataaaataagaatatttttaacctACTTCAATATTACTTCGTCTTTACTTAACCCGAACCATCCTATTCTAATAAGGCAAAACATCATTACAGCCTTTAATCATTCAAAGTTCTACTTTTTAATTTGCCCACagtttgaaaataatatagtgCAAAATGTACATAAGAAGGGGCAGAGCTATTCGGATGATCAGACTATCTTAACTAATGAATTATGTTCAGATAAAAAATTAGGCATGGATGGTGATATGCCTACCTCGAATGAAGATGATATGGATATCCAAAATTGGATAGAGGAGAAAAACAAGCTAAGAAGTGATGGTGCAGTTTCGAAAGATGGAAAAAGCGAATTGGATGTGGAACAAGATGAAGTAGGTGCGGAAGAAAACGCATTAGATGTGGAACAAGacgaaataattattaactCTAACTGGAAATCTGTAGGAgaaaaagattttttatataacagaGGACTAGATTTTAAGTATGTGAAATGTGTTATTAACTTTGACATGCCGCTAGATAAAGAAACGTTTGTGCATAGAATAGGAAGAACATGTAGATTGAACAACAAAGGTATTAGTATTTCTTttgttaatgaaaataaagaagtagAAAAAGACATTttgaatgaaataaaaaatgcgCATATTTGCTTTATGACTGAGAAAAACattgaatataaaaatattgaagcTTATAGATATAGAGTGGAATCAACCctaaataaatgtacaagtaaaaaaataaaatattatatacagaaagaaatattataccAATCTCTAAAATCCACAGAactaaaagaattttttaatacaaatataaatgaaaaaaaaaaaatacataaaatagtaaaacaaTTTAATAAGGAGCTTGTAccacaaaaattaattaaggACAGAAATAGAGGCATATTTTTCAGTGAGTCTAAGACTTACggtaaattattaaaaagaaaaaagaaaaacgataaaaattacaatacTAATTACAGTAGCAATTGCAGTAACAATAGTAATTGCTACGACAGCAGGAACTATAGTAGTCGTTACAATAGAAGCCGTGAAGGACTCATCAAGCCCGTCATACAAACAAAAAAGGGTGGTCTTATAATTACAGATAAAGGGTACGAAGATCAGTTAAAGAAAGAACCAGAGGCAGAAGTCGCTGATCCCTCCAAACTTCCCGCCTTATGCGGACGCGGTCTAaggaaatatatgtacatgaaatacataaaaagtgAACGTAAAAATAGGacaaattttcataaaaataaaagtattaaCCGAAGGGgaagaaaaattatcaaTCGTTAG
- the PmUG01_14075100 gene encoding tetratricopeptide repeat protein, putative, with translation MLCYILLFFLPIVGTWLYLKYEKQKHRIKKKEFINSKTDEKIIANKGEDEQFNYAEKKNSYLITSEDKNLIKRKTPKMENIISHCGNLVNQSTDETNDEKWDMSTSKILNEESFTKNKNAYVLWHLRDDGQLKKETQNELTSNHQQACNESESGHRGYAPKNDGKICGEKNGKMDGEENGKMDGEENGKMDGEENGKMDGEENGKMDGEENGKMDGEIYDDKKSEKEEQYAEEKPYEQVTNYIDKVKSQKECDNEYIKMNEKINESTIESLFDMINLKKEETTKNAETSFEHINANFDKECSMGGGAVTNKGYTASNVYTERENLIYNKEENNKGGNYSSSNNNRSNDNNRSSDNNRSSDNNRSSDNNRSNDNNRSSDNNRSSDNNRSSDNNRSSDNNRSSDINRSSDNNRSSDNNRSSDNNRSSDNNRSSDNDDVVGTCVSKNDTNYADSREHNEVKFGNANKENFTKNVENKTRNYYSDNCINNNSEQNSSSYLSSSKEDDYSDDMSSNENNSHRSDESENEKSSSVGSQDGEDEDDDNFSNENYSYENSSYESESTYSMEEKESNMNLSNKTVEEIKDIGNDYFKKSDYVNAIYYYNKALKKCKEKNVKSILYSNRAACNIFLKKWNVVVEDCNKSINCNDNYVKSYIRRSNAYEQLEKYNDASNDLNKAISMDPSLLSNYASKQRKLKILAEQQLNKEKEEMVGKLKDFGNLLLGKVGLSLDNFKVQKNPNNDGSFNIQFMQNK, from the coding sequence ATGCTGTgctatattttactattttttttacctatCGTAGGTACATGgttatatttgaaatatgaaaagcaaaaacatagaattaagaaaaaagaatttataaattcgAAAAcagatgaaaaaattattgcaaATAAAGGGGAAGACGAACAATTTAATTacgcagaaaaaaaaaattcttatttaataacaagtgaagataaaaatttaataaaaaggaaaacaccaaagatggaaaatattatatccCATTGTGGAAATTTGGTTAATCAGAGTACTGACGAAacaaatgatgaaaaatggGATATGAGCACTAGTAAGATTTTGAACGAAGAAAGTTTtacaaagaataaaaatgcatACGTATTGTGGCATTTAAGGGATGATGGTCAACTAAAAAAGGAAACTCAAAATGAGTTAACAAGCAATCATCAGCAAGCATGTAACGAGAGCGAGAGCGGTCACAGAGGGTATGCTCCAAAAAATGATGGCAAAATATGTGGAGAAAAGAATGGCAAAATGGATGGAGAAGAGAATGGCAAAATGGATGGAGAAGAGAATGGCAAAATGGATGGAGAAGAGAATGGCAAAATGGATGGAGAAGAAAATGGCAAAATGGATGGAGAAGAGAATGGTAAAATGGATGGAGAAATATATGACGATAAAAAGAGTGAGAAGGAGGAACAGTACGCTGAAGAAAAGCCCTACGAGCAAGTAACAAATTACATTGACAAGGTCAAATCACAAAAGGAATGTGATAATGAATACattaaaatgaatgaaaagATTAATGAGAGTACAATAGAAAGTCTCTTTGATATGatcaatttaaaaaaggaggAAACTACCAAAAATGCAGAAACATCTTTTGAACATATAAATGCTAATTTTGATAAAGAATGTTCTATGGGAGGAGGGGCAGTTACGAATAAGGGTTACACCGCAAGTAATGTTTACACAGAAAGAGAAAACttgatatataataaggAGGAGAATAATAAGGGTGGTAATTATAgtagcagtaataataaccGTAGCAATGATAATAACCGTAGCAGTGATAATAACCGTAGTAGTGATAATAACCGTAGCAGTGATAATAACCGTAGCAATGATAATAACCGTAGCAGTGATAATAACCGTAGTAGTGATAATAACCGTAGCAGTGATAATAACCGTAGCAGTGATAATAACCGTAGTAGTGATATTAACCGTAGTAGTGATAATAACCGTAGCAGTGATAATAACCGTAGCAGTGATAATAACCGTAGCAGTGATAATAACCGTAGCAGTGATAATGACGATGTTGTCGGTACTTGTGTTAGTAAGAATGATACAAACTATGCAGATAGCAGAGAGCATAATGAAGTAAAATTTGGTAATGCAAATAAAGAGAACTTTACTAAAAATgtggaaaataaaacaagGAATTATTACAGTGACAACTGTATAAACAATAATAGTGAACAAAATTCGAGTTCATATTTATCCTCATCAAAAGAAGATGATTATTCGGACGATATGAGTTCgaatgaaaataattcaCACAGATCTGATGAGtctgaaaatgaaaagagcTCATCAGTGGGAAGCCAAGATGGAGAGGATGAGGATGATGATAATTTTagtaatgaaaattatagttATGAAAACTCTTCATATGAAAGTGAAAGTACCTATTCGATGGAAGAAAAAGAGTCAAATATGAATTTAAGTAACAAAACTGTTGAggaaataaaagatattgggaatgattattttaaaaaatctgATTATGTAAAtgctatatattattataataaagctttaaaaaaatgtaaggaaaaaaatgttaaaagcatattatattcaaatagagctgcatgtaatatttttttaaaaaaatggaatgtTGTAGTGGAGGACTGTAATAAATCTATTAACTGTAATGACAATTATGTGAAATCATACATACGTAGAAGTAATGCATATGAACAgctagaaaaatataatgatgcGTCTAATGATTTAAATAAGGCAATATCTATGGATCCATCTTTACTAAGCAATTATGCGTCAAAACaaaggaaattaaaaatattagctGAACaacaattaaataaagaaaaagaagaaatggttggaaaattaaaagattttGGTAATTTACTTTTAGGAAAGGTTGGTCTCTCTTTGGATAATTTTAAAGTACAAAAAAACCCCAATAATGACGGCTCCTTTAATATTCAATTTatgcaaaataaatga
- the PmUG01_14075200 gene encoding conserved Plasmodium protein, unknown function has translation MILCRCIVKILFFVYIVIINIQVIESIDVCKGADITLIKFWDKLNNIKHGDILFINIKNYYCPACSRYVDIWKMVESDVLNFEKKVTMFVFDCSCHLFISYCRFFEVYYFPTFRLLFPVYDKIENNNEYKYIYPSESIISTRYKGDLILAYREVERVNNIIEFQQLMQTHLCKNVNFNNVDLKSCYSDLSEIGTQDAHPIFSGNSDDITDATKERLAVDRWKMNNNNKKDMKHDIIKGLLFTLKKHISMGSDINRETVEPYLVMLEIVSNVYTDLKQSLNEISKKLKNFNYPMNYEDWSNAIHKSEDIKIDIYKMYNDKDSDHNNDSDGDMDKHSLNFKICEENSVLCTYWLLYHKISIHCLLHDKEKYNYYLEAITNYTKSYLNCENCIQHFLNAQKSCYYGFCNIHSAESVVIFLWRIHNSVTLRSMYEHIILDARFERTNNSNKQKYVNKDIAFPSERQCKYCRSGIGFTRITSDLINKLLKQKSFSDQDFDAIDAFHIKHVLSYLVRIYS, from the coding sequence ATGATATTGTGCAGATGCAtagtgaaaattttattttttgtgtacatagtaataataaatatacaagtAATAGAAAGCATAGACGTTTGTAAAGGTGCAGATATAacgttaataaaattttgggACAAATTGAATAACATTAAACATGGAgatattttgttcataaatattaagaattattattgCCCTGCTTGTAGTAGGTATGTAGATATATGGAAAATGGTAGAAAGTgatgttttaaattttgaaaaaaaagtaactaTGTTTGTTTTTGATTGTTCTtgtcatttattcatttcatATTGTAGATTTTTTgaagtttattattttccaaCATTTCGGTTGTTGTTTCCTGTTTAtgataaaatagaaaataataatgaatataaatatatttatccatCTGAATCTATAATATCTACTCGTTATAAAGGGGATTTAATATTAGCATATAGAGAAGTAGAAAgggttaataatattattgaatTTCAACAATTAATGCAAAcacatttatgtaaaaatgtaaattttaataatgtcGATTTGAAATCGTGTTATTCGGATTTGTCTGAAATAGGTACTCAAGATGCACATCCTATTTTTTCTGGAAATAGTGATGATATTACTGATGCCACAAAAGAACGGTTAGCAGTAGATAGATggaaaatgaataataataataaaaaagatatgaaacatgatataataaaaggtTTATTATTTACCCTTAAGAAACATATTTCCATGGGTTCTGATATAAACAGAGAAACAGTAGAACCCTATCTTGTAATGCTGGAAATTGTTTCAAATGTGTATACAGATTTAAAACAAagtttaaatgaaatttcCAAAAAACTAAAGAATTTTAATTACCCTATGAACTATGAAGACTGGTCAAATGCAATTCATAAAAGTGAAGACATAAAAATTGATATCTACAAAATGTATAATGATAAAGATAGTGATCATAATAATGATAGTGACGGTGATATGGATAAACACAGCCTCAATTTTAAGATATGCGAAGAAAATTCTGTTCTTTGTACCTACTGGTTActatatcataaaatttcGATTCACTGCCTACTACAtgataaggaaaaatataattattatttagaagcaattacaaattatacaaaaagcTATTTAAATTGTGAAAACTGTATCCAACATTTTCTAAATGCTCAAAAGTCATGTTATTACGGTTTTTGTAATATTCATTCTGCAGAATCTGTTGTTATATTTCTCTGGAGAATTCATAATTCAGTTACTTTAAGATCTATGTATGAACATATCATTCTAGATGCTCGCTTCGAACGTACCAATAAttcaaacaaacaaaaatatgtaaataaagaTATTGCATTTCCCTCAGAAAGGCAATGTAAATATTGTAGAAGCGGTATTGGCTTCACCAGAATTACCTCTGATCTTATAAATAAACTATTAAAGCAAAAATCCTTTAGTGACCAAGATTTTGACGCAATTGATGCTTTTCATATTAAGCACGTATTGAGTTATTTGGTTAGAATATACTCCTAG
- the PmUG01_14075300 gene encoding conserved Plasmodium protein, unknown function, which translates to MLSKTKLTDRKDADLVEKLNYKNINDVSIHELNCLKNNRQVYLKRGSMFFLSTKEEALTVLKNKNHK; encoded by the coding sequence ATGTTAAGTAAGACCAAGCTAACAGATAGAAAAGACGCGGACTTAGTCGAAAAGTTGAACTACAAGAACATAAATGATGTAAGTATACATGAGCTAAACTGCCTTAAAAATAATCGACAAGTTTATCTAAAAAGAGGaagtatgttttttttaagtacaaAAGAAGAGGCACTAACAGTtctgaaaaacaaaaatcaTAAGTAA
- the PmUG01_14075400 gene encoding queuine tRNA-ribosyltransferase, putative — protein MNRLICPLFVVYTLVKSFFILSVDNRIIKNETIIKGADIRVLEKRIYFNKDVVLKGVNKRRENCAFVKNVLTQKKKGERQNYFKYDVTNYIKEIKRNYYNNTTVSVRKNYNVLKESSFDSHCFTYPGFDFTILKENKRDHHHNDNINNSDNINDYYYYNNNRSRVGVIKTPRGNIETPNFLFCATKACMKSTPINFIKNCKTQVILSNTFHLLVHPKPHVIFRLGGLHKFMNWQGPILTDSGGYQLFSMTFGSVSDEIKRKSGHGFDLKERGVERKGKINDEFGKTVEVKKAVGVVRAERVLQKERMTEIENAGRWNRNDYTVKCTREKEATRSNNRVCQKNEIILKINERGALYKSYYDGSVELLSPETSIQSQYMLGSDLVVVLDECTPYHVNREYTERSMHRSHRWYIRCLMEFYRANNMINYHNYLNDIYNEKYKTNEKWNVRVKNKQALYGIIQGGIYTELRKKSCDFVCSLPFFGLCIGGCLGNNKEMMYSVINKTMNFINVKKPIHLLGIGQIKDIFFGVKQGIDTFDCVIPSRLARHGYFLCKVKNIKEIEKKLSRIIKNEYIKIKLSIFKLDSSPLESDCQCYTCLNYSRAYLYHLFKIQDNLLGTLLTIHNVYYMNQLMYEIRAALWEDNLDEIEKRWVR, from the coding sequence ATGAATCGGTTGATATGCCCTCTTTTTGTTGTGTACACACTTGTTAAatcgttttttattttaagtgtTGACAATAGAATTATAAAGAATGAAACGATAATAAAGGGAGCGGACATAAGAGTACTTGAAAAAAGaatctattttaataaagatGTAGTACTAAAGGGGGTGAACAAAAGAAGGGAAAATTGCgcatttgtaaaaaatgttctaacccaaaaaaaaaagggagaaAGACAGAATTATTTCAAATATGAtgtaacaaattatataaaggaaataaaaagaaattattataataatacaactGTTAGTGTTAGAAAGAATTACAATGTTCTGAAGGAATCAAGTTTTGATAGCCACTGTTTTACATATCCAGGATTTGATTTCACTATCTTGAAGGAAAACAAAAGGGATCATCATCATAAcgataatattaataatagtgataatattaatgattattattattataataataacagaaGCAGAGTTGGAGTAATAAAGACGCCAAGAGGTAATATAGAAACCCCAAATTTTCTGTTCTGCGCTACCAAGGCTTGTATGAAATCAACAccaataaattttataaaaaattgcaaaacgCAAGTTATACTGTCAAAtacatttcatttattaGTTCATCCAAAGCCACATGTAATTTTTAGGTTAGGAGgcttacataaatttatgaatTGGCAAGGTCCAATTCTTACTGATTCGGGGGGTTATCAACTGTTTAGTATGACTTTCGGATCAGTGTCTGATGAGATTAAGAGGAAATCTGGACACGGTTTTGATTTAAAAGAGAGAGGTGTAGAAAGAAAGGGAAAGATAAATGATGAATTTGGGAAGACCGTAGAGGTAAAGAAAGCAGTAGGGGTAGTAAGGGCAGAAAGGGTGTTGCAAAAAGAACGGATGACAGAAATAGAAAATGCAGGAAGGTGGAACAGAAATGATTACACTGTAAAATGTACAAGGGAAAAAGAAGCTACTAGAAGCAATAATAGAGTATGTCAAAagaatgaaattattttaaaaattaacgaAAGAGGAGCATTGTATAAATCATACTACGATGGTTCGGTTGAATTGTTATCTCCGGAAACGTCTATTCAGTCGCAGTATATGTTAGGTAGCGATTTAGTAGTAGTATTAGATGAATGTACACCCTACCATGTGAATAGAGAATACACGGAGCGATCAATGCATAGGTCACATAGATGGTATATCAGATGTTTAATGGAATTTTACAGGGCtaataatatgataaattaCCATAActatttaaatgatatatataatgaaaaatataaaacaaatgaaaaatggaATGTAAGAGTAAAGAATAAGCAAGCTTTATATGGAATAATACAAGGAGGGATATATACAGAATTACGAAAGAAGAGTTGTGATTTTGTTTGTAGTTTACCTTTTTTTGGGTTATGTATAGGAGGATGTTTaggtaataataaagaaatgatGTATAGtgttattaataaaactatgaattttataaatgtaaagaaACCAATTCATTTATTAGGAATAGGacaaataaaagatatattttttggagTAAAACAAGGAATAGATACGTTTGATTGTGTAATCCCATCGAGATTAGCTAGACATGGTTACTTCTTGTgcaaagtaaaaaatattaaagaaattgaaaaaaaacttagcagaataattaaaaacgaatatataaaaatcaaGTTAAGTATATTTAAGCTGGACTCTAGTCCATTGGAAAGTGATTGTCAATGTTATACTTGCTTAAACTATTCAAGagcatatttatatcatcTCTTTAAAATTCAGGACAATTTATTAGGTACACTATTAACAATACATAACGTGTATTACATGAACCAGTTAATGTATGAAATTAGAGCGGCCTTATGGGAGGATAACCTGGATGAGATTGAGAAGCGGTGGGTGCGATAG
- the PmUG01_14075500 gene encoding conserved Plasmodium protein, unknown function, which translates to MDRIRDKLERYQPDEKTKILCRKYIFFLTFYNLFVLILFIYSFFTSSLSPYGWLLFTNLYFCVFPVFTFIGKSYVPSLLRFYNWMLLVSSIISFYIIFEGIFTYAKLDLIFVIIYSLLTWVSTAFCWIATQNIYDGVRMHNSLLDSLNPKANKKDDENNKKWGIKKKFFGKGKTTKDSNYTEV; encoded by the exons ATGGATCGTATTCGCGATAAGCTAGAACGCTATCAGCCtgatgaaaaaacaaaaatccTTTGCAggaaatacatatttttcctgacgttttataatttatttgttttaatattatttatttatagttTCTTTACCAGTTCATTATCACCTTATGG TTGGTTACTTTTTACGAATCTTTATTTTTGCGTTTTCCCTGTGTTTACATTTATCG GTAAATCCTATGTACCTTCGTTGTTG aGGTTTTATAATTGGATGCTCCTGGTTTCTAGcattatttccttttatataatttttgagGG GATATTTACATATGCTAAGTTGGACCTCATTTTTGTTATCATTTATTCCCTGTTAACATGGGTTAGTACTGCCTTCTGTTGGATAGCTACACaa AATATATACGATGGTGTAAGAATGCACAATTCGCTCCTGGACAGTTTAA ATCCTAAGGCTAATAAAAAAGacgatgaaaataataaaaaatggggtattaaaaaaaaattttttggcAAAGGAAAGACAACAAAGGATTCGAATTATACTGaagtgtaa
- the PmUG01_14075600 gene encoding GAS8-like protein, putative, producing the protein MNKNKLKNKKKKVVKDKDSKLKKLSNEEIENLIKIKKEELIRTVQKKNLLEKRLDEKSREYECFKKEYNEVKSKIDLINEGCEKYDEAAKEETQIIKNKSVFYNFQNTEELKKLEKEKEDLKILIDQKHEETMNNILNNIEEERINLDKVKNTNFDEISELNAAFSLKIKNIEELFIKYIEDYEHDKKDEMEEMIENYNIMERNEIIYLRNMYNDHIKNINEIHMNVLQSYKKYYIDQIKENIKRIKLLKKNLHELELNDKDIKNDLNFHSSENGNMAESINYLEVKRESFNKDLKFYSKDFVIYKNLELIYNESEAYIKNLKVFSQNSKEKIKEVEKLFKILSEEQDINFDGYFENIKNKNILLRKEIENVDINLDEIKKELTRYINNNKIKEEDVQRVRRGINFCLHTYNNEFNNLLFAERKIKKKIKDSVSIYEKKLKDINVKKST; encoded by the exons atgaataaaaataagttaaaaaataaaaaaaaaaaagtcgtCAAAGATAAAGATAGTAAATTAAAGAAGTTATCAAATGAggaaatagaaaatttaattaaaatcaaaaaagaagaattaatTAGAACAGTTCAAAAGAAGAACCTGTTAGAAAAAAGACTA gacGAAAAAAGTAGAGAGTatgaatgttttaaaaaagaatacaatgaagtaaaaagtaaaatcGATTTAATTAACGAAGGTTGtgaaaaatatgatgaaGCAGCAAAGGAGGAAacacaaattataaaaaacaaatcggttttttataattttcaaaatacaGAAGAATTGAAAAAGTtagagaaagaaaaagaagatcttaaaatattaattgatCAGAAACATGAAGAGACTATGAATAATATACTGAATAACATAGAAGAAGAGAGAATTAATTTagataaagtaaaaaatacaaattttgaTGAAATAAGTGAATTGAATGCCGCCTTCAGTttg aaaataaaaaacatagaggaactattcataaaatatatagaagaTTATGAACATGACAAGAAGGATGAAATGGAAGAAATGATAgagaattataatattatggaaaggaatgaaataatttatttaagaaatatgtataatgatcacattaaaaatattaatgaaattcATATGAATGTTCTCCAgagttataaaaaatattatattgaccaaattaaagaaaatattaaaagaataaagttattaaaaaaaaatttacatgaGCTAGAATTGAATGATAaggatattaaaaatgactTGAACTTCCACAGCAGCGAAAACGGGAATATGGCAGAAAGTATTAACTACCTGGAAGTAAAAAG GGAAAGCTTTAACAAGgacttaaaattttactcaaaggattttgttatatataagaacttagaacttatatataatgagaGCGAggcatacataaaaaatttaaaagttttttCTCAGAATTcgaaggaaaaaataaaggaagtagaaaaattatttaaaatattgtcAGAAGAACaagatataaattttgatggatattttgaaaatattaaaaataagaatatactactaagaaaagaaatagaaaatgtTGATATTAATTTGGatgaaataaagaaagagttaacaagatatataaataacaacaaaataaaggaagAAGATGTACAAAGGGTTAGAAGGGGTATTAACTTCTGTTTACACACGTATAACAAcgaatttaataatttattgtttgccgaaaggaaaataaaaaaaaaaataaaagacaGTGTAAGTATTTATGAGAAAAAGCTAAAGgatataaatgtaaagaaAAGCACgtga